In a single window of the Drosophila albomicans strain 15112-1751.03 chromosome 3, ASM965048v2, whole genome shotgun sequence genome:
- the LOC117567793 gene encoding ubiquitin carboxyl-terminal hydrolase 36, whose product MPVSLAVCETANVVNAALRESLGVSVGGCVAATVANNRSGSGAGSAADEARTGDDAAGVTDNLQSQIVASAKRVLFAKIEYEEVKNYNESVLAKLKSKYIVIEPDNNNKTNGAGKITNSNGHDNNNGINQNGNRKQQQQLMDAQSNQNANTNGSSQNPNELPKPKRVLYPRENIRIGWKQSERKWQVGSGMLNVGNTCYLNSTLQALFHIPALANWLVSESSHLENCNISESCGGNGCIICAMAKTLQSTQSNQSAVRPFLIYTKLRQICKHMVVGRQEDAHEFLRFLVEAMEKAYLMRFRNYKELDQLVKETTPLNQIFGGYLRSEVRCLSCNHVSITFQHFQDLLLDIRKADTLEEAFDGYFSRERLEDMGYKCEGCKKKVSATKQFSLERAPITLCIQLKRFSMMGNKLTKQISFKPRIDLSRFAARSPSAAAQPLSYRLVSMVTHLGASQHCGHYTAIGLTEAGSYYNFDDSYVRPIAMQSVCNTNAYIMFYELDVNSQMVSNGPKLNGLRLTNGQHSPAAVAATSTAAATATTAAVASPRFIGPQLPNGYANSNGHALGGVKTTIQYKSTPLKQQQQSQQQPLQNGILKLQETAKTAATATATSTSTTANKSSCNINNSTTNQQQKHNQQQRILPMSSDEEDDEDDEEDSGDDDNVKTNNKAPQLPSMPKMFEESSGESVAQPTAKLKPKTPMKSLVPYESASEEEEVAAAATQQQQPQQAAATTTTATITNPRKRRSGADSSESDEEETTTPPTPTIVSLRNGHAKTNGSSPSTNNNTNNKAKSASNASSANVNNNSNKQKTDAIDEIFKSLNNYKNKHRNKADSNDDEDEDDDDDEDGQQKKLKSNGWQSQNGNSSSNISSKAPPSPKTPPSPAVIKSKTGVWKVTHNDDADDDDDDDVDVDDDDVEDVVPKPSKNHKNPFASNKAAEANASPGPKRQKLLNGSAKSQQTPRIGNGYQSESMANGNAVSELLKQTHRGYGSSVLSWNGKASEMDKELQAEAREQRKRDEDDDEENEMDRGRQRKIKSASVKCNNNSTPGYNPFQEYEGQKRWHGGNKSGGSFPPRFHHQNYRPNFQQRSKFKYNRFGSGSKFQQQRALQRHLASGGGFTRRQQHQSSGQQQQNQQS is encoded by the exons ATGCCCGTTTCGTTGGCTGTGTGCGAAACAGCAAATGTCGTCAATGCTGCGCTGCGGGAATCTCTTGGCGTCAGCGTCGGTGGTTGCGTCGCAGCAACTGTAGCCAACAACCGATCTGGTTCTGGTGCCGGATCTGCTGCCGACGAAGCTAGAACCGGTGATGATGCTGCTGGGGTCACCGATAACTTACAGAGTCAAATTGTGGCCAGTGCCAAGCGTGTCTTGTTTGCCAAAATCGAATATGAGGAGGTCAAGAATTACAATGAATCGGTGCTGGCGAAACTCAAATCCAAATACATCGTGATTGAGcccgataacaacaacaaaacaaatggcGCTGGCAAAATCACCAACTCCAATGGACATG ACAATAATAACGGCATCAACCAAAATGGCAAtcgcaagcaacagcaacagctgatgGATGCACAATCCAATCAGAATGCCAACACTAATGGCTCCAGTCAGAATCCCAATGAGCTGCCCAAACCGAAACGAGTGTTGTATCCGCGAGAGAATATTCGCATTGGCTGGAAGCAATCGGAgcgcaagtggcaagtgggcTCTGGCATGTTAAATGTGGGCAACACTTGTTACCTCAACTCCACGCTGCAGGCGCTCTTTCACATCCCGGCGCTAGCCAATTGGCTCGTCTCGGAGTCGTCGCACCTGGAGAACTGCAACATTAGCGAATCGTGTGGCGGTAATGGCTGCATCATTTGCGCCATGGCCAAAACCCTGCAGTCCACACAATCCAATCAGTCGGCGGTGCGCCCGTTTCTCATCTACACCAAGCTGAGGCAAATCTGCAAGCATATGGTTGTGGGACGTCAGGAGGATGCCCATGAGTTCTTGCGCTTTCTCGTGGAGGCCATGGAGAAGGCGTATCTGATGCGTTTTCGCAACTACAAGGAACTGGATCAACTGGTGAAGGAGACAACGCCGCTGAATCAAATCTTCGGTGGCTATTTGCGCAGCGAGGTGCGCTGCTTAAGCTGCAATCATGTGTCGATAACGTTTCAACACTTCCAAGATTTGCTGTTGGACATACGCAAGGCCGACACGCTAGAGGAGGCATTCGATGGTTACTTTTCGCGCGAACGTCTTGAGGATATGGGCTACAAGTGCGAAGGCTGCAAGAAGAAG GTCTCGGCCACCAAACAGTTTAGTCTGGAGCGAGCACCGATTACGCTGTGCATACAGCTGAAACGCTTTTCCATGATGGGCAACAAGCTGACCAAACAGATTAGCTTCAAGCCACGCATCGACCTCAGCAGATTCGCCGCACGCAGTCCCTCAGCCGCTGCTCAGCCCTTGAGCTATCGCCTGGTGTCGATGGTGACGCATTTGGGTGCCTCGCAGCATTGTGGTCACTACACAGCCATCGGTTTAACCGAAGCGGGCAGCTATTACAACTTTGATGACAGCTATGTGCGACCGATTGCCATGCAAAGCGTTTGCAATACCAATGCCTACATCATGTTCTATGAGCTGGATGTGAATAGTCAGATGGTCAGCAATGGTCCCAAACTAAACGGACTGCGTCTGACCAATGGTCAGCATAGTCCAGCCGCAGTTGCTGCCACATCAACGGCGGCAGCCACTGccacaactgctgctgttgcatcgCCACGTTTCATTGGTCCCCAGCTGCCGAATGGCTACGCGAATAGCAATGGACATGCTCTTGGTGGGGTCAAGACCACCATTCAGTACAAGAGCACGCCactgaagcaacaacaacagtcacaacagcagccactgcAGAATGGCATCCTTAAGTTGCAAGAGACTGCAAAAACtgcggcaacggcaacagcaacatccacatcaacaactgcaaataaaagttcctgcaacatcaacaattcAACAaccaatcaacaacaaaaacacaaccagcaacaacgtATTCTGCCAATGTCATCCGATGAGGAGGACGACGAGGATGATGAAGAGGATAGTGGCGATGATGATAATGTGAAAACCAATAACAAAGCGCCACAGCTGCCGAGCATGCCGAAAATGTTTGAGGAGAGCAGCGGTGAAAGTGTTGCACAACCTACTGCCAAGTTGAAGCCAAAGACGCCAATGAAGAGTCTTGTGCCCTACGAGTCGGCCTCCGAGGAGGAagaagtagcagcagcagcaactcaacaacagcagcctcaacaagcagcagcaaccacaacaacagcaacaataacaaatccACGCAAGCGACGCAGTGGCGCCGATTCAAGTGAATCCGATGAGGAGGAAACGACGACGCCGCCAACGCCAACGATAGTGTCGCTGCGCAATGGTCATGCGAAAACAAATGGCAGCTCTCcgagcaccaacaacaatactaACAACAAAGCCAAGTCCGCCTCAAATGCCTCGTCGGCCAatgttaacaacaacagcaacaaacaaaagactgATGCCATAGACGagatatttaaaagtttaaacaattacaaaaacaaacatagaAACAAAGCTGACAGCAATGATGACGAagatgaggatgacgatgatgacgaagaTGGTCAGCAAAAGAAGCTAAAGAGCAACGGTTGGCAGTCACAAAAtggtaacagcagcagcaacatcagcagcaaagCGCCACCATCGCCAAAGACGCCGCCATCGCCAGCGGTGATTAAATCCAAAACTGGTGTATGGAAAGTTACGCATAACGATGATgctgacgacgatgatgatgatgacgtcgATGTGGATGATGACGATGTGGAAGATGTTGTGCCTAAACCGTCAAAGAATCACAAGAATCCGTTTGCCAGCAATAAGGCGGCCGAGGCAAATGCATCGCCTGGTCCCAAGCGTCAGAAGCTGCTCAATGGCAGCGCAAAGTCACAACAGACACCAAGGATTGGCAATGGCTATCAGAGCGAATCGATGGCCAACGGCAATGCTGTGAGCGAGCTGCTCAAGCAGACGCATCGTGGCTACGGCAGCTCTGTGCTCAGCTGGAACGGCAAGGCATCCGAGATGGACAAGGAG CTGCAAGCAGAGGCGCGGGAGCAGCGCAAACgggatgaagatgatgatgaggagaACGAAATGGATCGTGGACGTCAGCGAAAGATCAAATCGGCGTCGgtgaaatgtaataataacaGCACGCCCGGCTACAATCCATTCCAGGAATACGAGGGACAAAAGCGCTGGCATGGCGGCAACAAATCCGGTGGCAGCTTTCCTCCCCGTTTCCATCATCAGAACTATCGCCCCAATTTCCAGCAGCGCagtaaattcaaatacaatcGCTTTGGTAGCGGTTCAAAGTTTCAACAGCAGCGCGCCTTgcagcgccatctagcgtCTGGCGGCGGTTTTACgcggcgacaacaacatcagtctagcggccagcagcagcaaaatcaaCAGTCCTAA
- the LOC117570800 gene encoding nucleolar protein 12 produces MARPKKKKVEVVFDPQKRKEFLTGFRKRKNERRSRAKAELDRNLKEEHKRIRQEVKDGFKHLKKSFEPLRELTAEDKAEGTEKEAYEDDEVQVKIVELSTNDLAAQRNMLGANIADDSEEEEAQADSDDDDDKLQTNRIPGMDFDVNASRKRKAADKDEEEPSEKAAKGSAHDADIKSKKELDKLMKTKTLKKIKKSKLFKMKERMDNKNNQKKAKRDRNNTIKSVPKHQRKKLKHGLKTPGGQTRYRKGRMMNKKELRRKRGGGGD; encoded by the exons ATGGCACGTCCTAAAAAGAAGAAGGTTGAAGTTGTATTTGATCCACAAAAGCGCAA GGAATTTTTAACTGGATTCCGGAAGCGAAAAAATGAGCGACGCTCCCGCGCCAAAGCCGAATTAGATCGTAATCTGAAAGAGGAACACAAACGCATACGGCAAGAAGTAAAAGATGGTTTCAAACATTTGAAGAAATCATTCGAACCACTGCGGGAGCTAACGGCCGAAGATAAGGCTGAGGGCACAGAAAAGGAGGCCTACGAGGACGATGAAGTGCAAGTGAAAATCGTGGAGTTGAGCACCAATGATTTGGCTGCACAACGCAACATGCTTGGTGCCAATATCGCAGACGACAGTGAGGAAGAGGAGGCACAAGCAGAcagcgacgatgacgacgacaaaTTGCAGACGAATCGGATACCCGGCATGGATTTCGATGTGAATGCAAGTCGCAAGCGTAAAGCAGCAGACAAGGATGAGGAAGAGCCCAGTGAAAAGGCTGCTAAAGGATCCGCTCATGATGCAgatataaaaagcaaaaaagagcTAGACAAGCTGATGAAAACAAAGACGctgaagaaaatcaaaaagagcAAACTGTTCAAGATGAAGGAGCGCATggacaacaagaacaaccaGAAGAAGGCGAAACGCGACCGCAACAACACCATCAAGAGTGTGCCCAAGCATCAGCGCAAGAAGTTAAAGCATGGTCTGAAGACACCAGGCGGTCAGACGCGCTATCGCAAGGGTCGCATGATGAACAAGAAGGAGCTGCGACGCAAGCGAGGCGGAGGCGGCGATTAG
- the LOC117567374 gene encoding membrane-associated tyrosine- and threonine-specific cdc2-inhibitory kinase, with protein sequence MDKQRLPLPEMRDDKHRHKQFNGHLDSNRFRPPKYKTRYTIFDNNNLNRSQSLGSCSAANNSSQVAHAISFRSGSECPDAGILPASPNASTSMCCNESHFEQCFERLAKLGEGSFGEVFQVRDRSDSQMYAVKISKQLFRGEQYRAERLEEVRRYEEFSGHENCIRFIRAWEQYDRLFMQMELCRESLEQYLYRCRQISEERIWHILLDLSRGLKSLHDRNLIHLDIKLDNVLIDDDDTCKLADFGLVIDVDKANNHQATEGDSRYMAPEILQGQFSKAADIFSLGIAMLELACYMDLPSNGQLWHELRQSKLPEEFINTISVELQQVIRTMMSPDPQLRPTADQLLAHPRLQRIQKEEKSMVTLKLLSKCFRRSRRAVWIKICNLKTAAYRCLFYILEFLHLYKPLTASQSSGCGNNAAAPSSPSSSMLGVPRVEFQLVGSTPIGNRDCYVSDFLSSIDNLELSQQGTPTACGREKLVNSTPLNHHHNKSARLRSCSARKAQAENSNLLTVDASNSRANLSAPKVLDSSSFLRKKLFLLDSDEE encoded by the exons ATGGACAAGCAACGACTCCCGTTGCCAGAGATGAGAGATGATAAGCACCGGCACAAACAG TTCAATGGACACTTGGACAGCAACCGATTTCGACCGCCGAAATACAAAACGCGCTACACCATCTTTgacaataacaatttgaatCGCAGCCAATCACTTGGATCGTGCAGTGCTGCCAACAACAGCTCACAAGTTGCTCACGCAATTTCCTTTCGAAGTGGTTCCGAGTGTCCCGATGCCGGCATCTTGCCCGCATCACCAAATGCATCAACTTCCATGTGCTGCAATGAGAGCCATTTTGAGCAGTGTTTCGAACGCTTAGCCAAGCTGGGCGAAGGCTCCTTCGGTGAGGTATTCCAGGTGCGAGATCGATCCGACAGCCAGATGTATGCAGTGAAAATCTCCAAACAATTGTTTCGCGGCGAACAATATCGTGCCGAGCGGCTGGAGGAAGTGCGTCGTTACGAAGAGTTCTCCGGTCACGAGAATTGTATACGCTTCATACGTGCCTGGGAGCAATACGATCGCCTCTTCATGCAGATGGAGCTATGCCGCGAAAGTCTCGAGCAGTATTTATATCGTTGTCGGCAAATTTCGGAGGAACGTATTTGGCACATTTTGCTGGATTTATCGCGAGGCCTTAAATCGCTGCATGATCGCAACCTCATACATTTGGACATTAAGCTGGACAATGTGCTCATCGATGATGACGATACGTGCAAGCTGGCCGACTTTGGGCTGGTCATAGATGTGGACAAGGCGAACAACCATCAGGCAACGGAGGGCGATTCACGTTACATGGCACCCGAAATTCTACAGGGTCAATTCTCAAAGGCCGCCGACATATTTAGCCTGGGCATTGCTATGTTGGAGCTAGCCTGCTACATGGATCTGCCCTCCAATGGTCAGCTCTGGCATGAGTTGCGACAGAGCAAGTTGCCCGAGGAGTTCATAAATA CCATCTCAGTGGAGTTGCAGCAAGTCATCAGGACGATGATGTCACCAGATCCACAACTGAGGCCAACAGCAGATCAGCTACTGGCGCATCCCAGGCTGCAAAGAATACAAAAAGAGGAGAAATCAATGGTCACATTAAAGCTGCTG TCAAAGTGCTTCCGAAGATCACGTCGTGCTGTCTGGATCAAAATCTGCAATCTCAAAACGGCTGCGTATCGTTGTTTATTCTACATTTTGGAATTTCTACACTTGTACAAGCCTTTAACGGCATCCCAGTCGTCTGGATGTGGAAACAATGCAGCAGCACCATCATCTCCATCCTCATCCATGCTCGGTGTGCCCCGAGTAGAATTCCAATTGGTCGGCTCGACGCCAATTGGTAATCGTGATTGTTATGTCTCTGATTTTCTATCCTCCATTGATAATCTGGAACTATCCCAGCAAGGAACACCTACGGCCTGTGGCCGAGAGAAATTGGTTAACTCGACGCCATTAAATCACCATCATAACAAATCAGCCCGTCTCAGAAG TTGCTCAGCGCGCAAGGCACAGGCGGAAAATAGTAATTTACTGACCGTTGACGCTAGTAATTCCCGTGCCAATTTATCGGCTCCTAAAGTATTGGATTCATCATCGTTTCTGCGTAAAAAGTTATTTCTGTTGGACAGTGATGAAGAGTAA
- the LOC117567379 gene encoding transmembrane protein 11 homolog, mitochondrial, producing MINRSVDSAGKQPTFHVIREVYDSSNAHERFEAELDKALEAKVDFIIIEPPRLGDETGRWIWVGNCLHKTAVATGVVSLISSLLWYDRPVIAAPACAMSLFCTGLYTVSWNYDPCCQYQVEENNEVALNKLPLTEVSSPVILGYVPNTKTKYLHRGVTFLSAALCAWQIWRSYK from the exons ATGATTAACAGAAGCGTCGACAG TGCAGGCAAACAGCCAACATTTCATGTTATACGCGAAGTATACGATAGTTCAAATGCACACGAGCGCTTTGAGGCAGAGCTTGACAAAGCCCTCGAGGCCAAGGTagactttattattattgagcCACCACGATTGGGCGATGAAACCG GTCGCTGGATTTGGGTGGGTAATTGTCTACATAAAACGGCAGTGGCGACTGGCGTCGTGTCACTGATATCCAGTTTGCTATGGTACGATCGACCAGTTATTGCGGCGCCGGCCTGTGCCATGTCACTCTTCTGCACGGGATTATACACCGTATCATGGAACTATGATCCCTGCTGCCAGTATCAG GTGGAGGAAAACAATGAGGTGGCTTTGAACAAGCTGCCGCTGACAGAGGTGTCATCGCCTGTGATCCTGGGCTATGTGCCCAATACCAAAACCAAATACTTGCATCGTGGCGTCACCTTTCTATCGGCTGCGTTGTGTGCCTGGCAAATTTGGCGGTCATATAAGTAA
- the LOC117567378 gene encoding peptidoglycan-recognition protein LD isoform X2: MLWKSHRVWVVDDDDSSSTSSEESLITIAPNERTPLLLGHRVSASASAHDSSSPSFSSSMYTKECLNWRIIGLLVMFTTGLGVASYLLWLERPKNPDNDYQLSLTQHDLWSLCPLQGQALLESGKVVNVYITHTGGVECTDNCAQLLHTLQHQHLGELPYNFLMAGDCEAYEARGWRYASNYGTLPQSSSLVLAFVGNFTQELPSSCQLEMAEALLWESQRRRKLQPRYQLYALRNVSRSEFDADALQRKLRQWPLYAGLEQVK, encoded by the exons ATGTTATGGAAATCTCACAGAGTGTGG GTTGTGGATGACGACGATAGTAGCTCCACATCCTCTGAGGAAAGTCTGATTACCATTGCACCCAATGAGCGAACTCCATTGTTGTTGGGCCACCGCGtttccgcctccgcctccgcccaTGACTCCTCCTCGCCGTCCTTCTCCTCTTCAATGTACACAAAAGAATGCCTTAATTGGCGCATCATTGGATTACTTGTGATGTTTACCACCGGCCTCGGAGTGGCCTCCTATTTGCTCTGGCTAGAAC GTCCAAAGAACCCAGATAACGATTACCAATTGAGTCTAACCCAGCACGATTTATGGAGTCTTTGCCCACTGCAGGGGCAGGCGCTGCTGGAGTCGGGGAAGGTGGTCAATGTGTACATCACCCACACTGGAGGCGTGGAGTGCACCGATAATTGTGCACAGCTGTTGCATACGCTGCAG CACCAGCATTTGGGGGAGTTGCCGTATAATTTCCTCATGGCTGGGGATTGTGAGGCATACGAGGCACGTGGCTGGCGATATGCGAGTAACTATGGAACACTGCCGCAATCCAGTTCCTTGGTGCTGGCTTTTGTGGGTAACTTCACCCAGGAGTTGCCCAGTAGTTGTCAGCTGGAGATGGCGGAAGCGTTGCTCTGGGAATCCCAAAGACGCAGGAAACTCCAACCAAGATATCAACTGTATGCATTGAGGAATGTGAGTCGAAGTGAATTCGATGCGGATGCACTGCAGCGGAAGCTGAGACAATGGCCTCTTTATGCTGGATTGGAGCAAGTAAAGTGA
- the LOC117567378 gene encoding peptidoglycan-recognition protein LD isoform X1, translating into MEISQSVAYLKVVDDDDSSSTSSEESLITIAPNERTPLLLGHRVSASASAHDSSSPSFSSSMYTKECLNWRIIGLLVMFTTGLGVASYLLWLERPKNPDNDYQLSLTQHDLWSLCPLQGQALLESGKVVNVYITHTGGVECTDNCAQLLHTLQHQHLGELPYNFLMAGDCEAYEARGWRYASNYGTLPQSSSLVLAFVGNFTQELPSSCQLEMAEALLWESQRRRKLQPRYQLYALRNVSRSEFDADALQRKLRQWPLYAGLEQVK; encoded by the exons ATGGAAATCTCACAGAGTGTGG CGTATTTGAAGGTTGTGGATGACGACGATAGTAGCTCCACATCCTCTGAGGAAAGTCTGATTACCATTGCACCCAATGAGCGAACTCCATTGTTGTTGGGCCACCGCGtttccgcctccgcctccgcccaTGACTCCTCCTCGCCGTCCTTCTCCTCTTCAATGTACACAAAAGAATGCCTTAATTGGCGCATCATTGGATTACTTGTGATGTTTACCACCGGCCTCGGAGTGGCCTCCTATTTGCTCTGGCTAGAAC GTCCAAAGAACCCAGATAACGATTACCAATTGAGTCTAACCCAGCACGATTTATGGAGTCTTTGCCCACTGCAGGGGCAGGCGCTGCTGGAGTCGGGGAAGGTGGTCAATGTGTACATCACCCACACTGGAGGCGTGGAGTGCACCGATAATTGTGCACAGCTGTTGCATACGCTGCAG CACCAGCATTTGGGGGAGTTGCCGTATAATTTCCTCATGGCTGGGGATTGTGAGGCATACGAGGCACGTGGCTGGCGATATGCGAGTAACTATGGAACACTGCCGCAATCCAGTTCCTTGGTGCTGGCTTTTGTGGGTAACTTCACCCAGGAGTTGCCCAGTAGTTGTCAGCTGGAGATGGCGGAAGCGTTGCTCTGGGAATCCCAAAGACGCAGGAAACTCCAACCAAGATATCAACTGTATGCATTGAGGAATGTGAGTCGAAGTGAATTCGATGCGGATGCACTGCAGCGGAAGCTGAGACAATGGCCTCTTTATGCTGGATTGGAGCAAGTAAAGTGA
- the LOC117567377 gene encoding alpha-tocopherol transfer protein-like: MKETKVLEEGGVALLPESLLKIAKRELREDKCTREQSLEQLRNWVLKNEDLQNVRCDDTFLLRFLRAKKFSVPMAEQTLLKYLNIRRTFPHMATKLDFLEPRLSDVIEQGYIFAVPKRDKHGRRVVIINAKGLNPKLHTSCDQAKAHFLTYECLMEDQETQITGLSHVGDFAGVTTSHVTNWNPTEFARIFKWGEQSLPMRHKEIHLINVPSTLKWLIDFVKNRVSSKMKNRLIIYGSEKELMKGVDAECLPQEMGGTMPMRQMIELWKQELAAKRDMILALDESILLSDRGIQRRSSYNSEKTSTGTNFVSQIESIEGSFRKLEFD; this comes from the coding sequence ATGAAGGAGACCAAGGTACTGGAGGAAGGCGGCGTCGCGCTGCTGCCGGAATCGCTGCTGAAGATCGCAAAGCGTGAGCTGAGAGAGGACAAGTGCACGAGGGAACAGAGTCTGGAGCAGCTGCGCAACTGGGTGTTGAAGAACGAGGATCTTCAGAATGTGCGATGCGATGACACATTTCTGCTGCGCTTTCTGCGGGCCAAAAAGTTCAGTGTGCCGATGGCTGAGCAGACGCTTCTCAAATATCTGAACATACGTCGCACATTTCCGCACATGGCCACCAAGCTGGACTTTCTGGAGCCGCGTCTCAGCGATGTGATTGAACAGGGATACATATTTGCGGTGCCGAAGCGGGATAAGCATGGACGTCGGGTGGTGATCATCAATGCCAAAGGATTGAATCCAAAGTTACACACAAGCTGCGATCAGGCGAAGGCACACTTTCTCACCTACGAGTGCCTGATGGAGGATCAGGAGACACAGATCACCGGACTGAGTCATGTGGGTGACTTTGCGGGCGTCACCACATCGCATGTGACCAACTGGAATCCCACAGAGTTCGCACGCATCTTCAAATGGGGCGAACAATCGCTGCCGATGCGCCACAAGGAGATTCACCTGATCAATGTGCCCTCGACACTCAAGTGGCTGATTGATTTTGTGAAGAATCGCGTCAGCTCGAAGATGAAAAATCGCCTCATCATCTACGGCAGCGAGAAGGAGCTGATGAAGGGCGTCGATGCCGAGTGTCTGCCCCAAGAGATGGGCGGCACCATGCCCATGCGTCAGATGATTGAGCTGTGGAAACAGGAGTTGGCCGCCAAGCGGGACATGATCTTGGCTCTCGACGAGAGCATATTGCTCTCGGATCGTGGCATTCAACGGCGCAGCAGTTACAACTCGGAGAAGACAAGCACGGGCACCAATTTCGTCTCACAGATCGAGTCCATTGAGGGCAGTTTTCGAAAACTGGAATTCGATTAG